A single Arcobacter sp. FWKO B DNA region contains:
- the gmhB gene encoding D-glycero-beta-D-manno-heptose 1,7-bisphosphate 7-phosphatase, translating into MNKAVFIDRDGVINIEKDYVYKIKDFEFIDGVFEACSYLQKLGYVLIVITNQSGIGRGYYTQNDFETLTYWMLNEFEKNGITITKVYHCPHAPKEECRCRKPKTGMIDEAVEELDIDVTKSYLIGDKISDIECAKNAKIKTSIHVKSGHSFDEKDSNADFIIDSIKEIKNIIKQ; encoded by the coding sequence ATGAATAAAGCGGTATTTATAGATAGAGATGGTGTAATAAATATAGAAAAAGATTATGTATATAAAATTAAAGATTTTGAGTTTATTGATGGGGTGTTTGAAGCTTGTAGCTATTTACAAAAGTTAGGATATGTCCTTATAGTTATAACTAATCAAAGTGGTATTGGAAGAGGATATTATACACAAAATGATTTTGAAACACTTACTTATTGGATGCTAAATGAGTTTGAAAAAAATGGGATAACTATAACAAAAGTTTATCATTGTCCACATGCTCCAAAAGAGGAGTGTCGTTGTAGAAAACCAAAAACAGGGATGATAGATGAAGCGGTAGAAGAGCTTGATATAGATGTAACAAAGAGTTACTTAATAGGGGATAAAATAAGTGATATTGAGTGTGCAAAAAATGCTAAAATCAAAACTTCTATACATGTTAAATCTGGACATAGTTTTGATGAAAAAGACTCTAATGCTGATTTTATAATAGATTCAATAAAAGAGATAAAAAATATAATCAAACAATAA